The Deinococcus depolymerans DNA window GAGGCGCACACGGATTTCGCGGTCTCCACGTGGCTGGAGGAACAGGGGTTCGTGGGGGGCGTGGTGGTGCTGGTGCTGTACGGCGCGCTGTTCTGGGGGCTGGCCGGCATGGCGGGTGAGGCGCCGCGCCTGCAGGATCAGGTGCTGTTCGCCGGGATCCTGGGGCAGATCGGGTTTCAGGTGCTGGAGAACATCGGCGCCGCCCTGAGCGTGCTGCCGCTGACCGGGATCACGTTGCCGCTGATCAGTTACGGCCTGAGCAGTCTGGTCAGCACGCTCAGCACGCTGGGGCTGGCGTACGTGGTGTACCGCGACCGGTACCTGGGGCAGATCTGATGGCCGGCGGGCCGGGCGCGGTCTTCCGGGTGTTCATCGCCGCGAGTCTCGACGGGTTCATCGCGCGGCCCGGCGGGGAACTCGACTGGCTGCCCGGCGCGTCCCCGGACGGCGTGCCGGCCCCGGCGGGCGAGGATCACGGGTTCCTGGCGTTCCTGTCGGGCGTGCAGGTGGTCGTGATGGGCCGCGGAACCTTCGAGACGGTGCGTGACTTCAGGCCCTGGCCGTACGCCGGGAAGACCACGGTGGTCCTGAGCCGCTCCCTGGGTCCGGCCGACCTGCCCGCCGACCGGCCGGACCTGCGCGTTCATCCCGGCCCGGTCGAGCGGCTGGCCGCCGAGCTGGGCGCGCGCCCGGCAGGTGACGCGCCCACCGGCGTGTATGTCGATGGTGGGCAGACCGTTCAGGCGTTCCTGCGGGCCGGTCTGATTGACGAACTGACCGTCACGCGCGTGCCGGTGCTGCTGGGGCGGGGCCGGCCGCTGTTCGGCCCGCTGGACGCGGACAGCCACTGGGAGCACGTGACCACGTGCGCCTTCCCGAGCGGACTGGTGCAGAGCACCTACCGCCGCGCGCCCTGACGGCAGTGTTCAGGGACGCCCTGGGTTCTGCCGGGGCCGCTGAACCGACGCTGCTGAATCGGTCGGTTCCACCGCTTCCCCCGGCGAGGGCCGGCTGCCCCCACCGGGGGAAGCGGCCAGGCGGGAAGCCTGAAGGATGCGTTGTGGCGCGTGGTGAACATGAATGTTACGGTAAGGACCCTTCTCCCCAAACCGCCGCGCAGGAGTGAAATAAATTACACTTGCCGCGGAAGTCCCCGCCGCCCCGGCTCCCCTCGGCACCATGAACCGGGACGGCGCTCCGCCGCGTTGATCCAGCCAGCGTGTCACAGACCCAGGAGGCGTCATGAACATCACGGATTTGATTCAATCGTTCTTCGGAAGCGAAGGAGCCGCGCGGCTCGGCCAGGCGGCCGGCCTCGATCCGAGCAGCGCCCAGCGGGCCCTGGGGATCGGCCTGCCCCTGCAACTCGACGCCCTCGCCGACCACGCCGCGACGCCGGAAGGCCCGGCGCAGATCGCCGAGGCCATCGAGAACCTGCCGCGGTTCGACAGCGTGCAGGACGCCCTGAACGCCCCTGACGGCGCGCAGAACCTCCAGCAGGCCGGCGAACTGCTCGGCTCCGTGCTGCTGGGCTCCCGTTCCGGTGGCGTCGCGCAGGCCGTGGCCGGGCAGGCGGGCGTGCCGGCCGGACAGGCGCAGCAGCTGATGGGCATGGCCCTGCCGCTGCTGCTGAGCGTGCTGGGCCAGCGCGGCGTGAACGCCGGCAACCTCAGCTCGGTGCTGGGCGGCCTGAAAGGCGGGCTGGGTGGCCTGCTGGGCGCGGGCGCCGGCGCCGCCCTGGGCGGGGCGGTGCACGCCGTCACGCCGCCCACGCCCGGCGGGAACCCGGTGCCGGCACCGACGGTTTCGCCTGTGGGCGCGCCTTCCATGGATGGCCCGGCGCTCGGCGCGCCCGCCCTGAGCCCCGAGGGCACACTCGACTTCCTGAAGGAGCAGTTCGGTGGCGAGACGGCCGAACGCATCGGCGGCGCCGCCGGCTTCACCGGCAGCGCCGCGCGCCGCGCCACGCAGGCCGCCCTGCCGCTCGTCCTGAACGCCCTGGTGCAGAAGGGCCGCACCGAGGCCGGCGCGACAGACCTGCTCAACCTCAGCCGGCCCTTCGAGACCCTGACCACCGGTGACGGGCACCTGAACACGGGCGTCCTGAACGACGCTGCC harbors:
- a CDS encoding dihydrofolate reductase family protein; its protein translation is MAGGPGAVFRVFIAASLDGFIARPGGELDWLPGASPDGVPAPAGEDHGFLAFLSGVQVVVMGRGTFETVRDFRPWPYAGKTTVVLSRSLGPADLPADRPDLRVHPGPVERLAAELGARPAGDAPTGVYVDGGQTVQAFLRAGLIDELTVTRVPVLLGRGRPLFGPLDADSHWEHVTTCAFPSGLVQSTYRRAP